The Weissella confusa DNA window ACTAGGAGAATCAAATGGCTGATATGCTTTCAATTATCGTGCCGGTTTTTAATGAAGAAGAATCAGTGCCGCTGTTTTATGATGCAGTGGAAAAAATTCACGGTGAGTCTTTAAAAAACTTTGCATTTGAATATTGGTTTGTTGATGATGGATCGACAGATGGCACCGTTGCATCTATTGAGAAACTTCAGCAACATGATGAAAATGTGCACTACATTTCATTTTCACGCAATTTTGGAAAAGAAGCCGGGCTTTACGCTGGACTAGAACATGCAACCGGAAATTACGTCGCGGTAATGGACGTCGATCTGCAAGATCCGCCAGCATTGTTGCCTGAAATGGTTGACGGTGTCGCAAGTGGTGAATGGGATGTCGTTGGAACGCGCCGTGAAACACGTGAAGGTGAGCCGGTAATTCGTACGTTTTTCAGTGAGCTCTTTTACAAGTTGATTAACAAGATTTCAAGTAACCATATTGTTGACGGCGCTCGTGATTATCGTGTCATGTCACGCCAAGTTGTTGACGCCATTATGTCACTACCTGAGTACAACCGCTTTTCAAAGGGGATCTTTACGTGGGTTGGCTTCCGTCAAAAGTACTTGGCATATAAGAACACTGAGCGAGTTGCTGGACAAACGTCTTGGTCATTCTGGAAGCTGGTTAAGTACTCAATTGAAGGGATTGTTGCCTTTTCACAATTCCCATTGATGCTGGTGTCGGTGCTCGGATTGATTTCGTTCATCTTAGCCTTGATTGGTGCTGCGTTTGTAATTGTTCGTGCGCTAGCTATCCCTGGCACGTCTGCGTTCGGTTGGCCATCTATGGTTGTGATTATGCTCGGAATGGGCGGTATTCAACTATTAAGCCTAGGCATTGTTGGTCGCTACATCTCAAGTATTTACTTAGAAGTGAAGAAGCGTCCGCTTTATGTCGCACGAAAAGTTAAATAGAGAGGCAGCTGGTTAAGTGACTAAATATAGAAATTGGCTTGTTTACGCTATCTTGGTGGTAATGCCTGCGTTTGTTGTGATGAGTTATTTCCGATTTGGAATATTGGCGACTTCTGGAAACGACATGGTCTTCCACCTCTCTAGATTACAAAGTTTACTAACTGAGATGCAGTCTGGGACTGTTCCTGGATGGATTGACTGGGCTGGTCAAGGCAACATGGGATTTGCGGTGAATATGACCTATCCATGGCTAACGTTACTATTAATTGCCATTCCACAAATGTTGTTTGGGTCAGTTACTGGATACGCGGTGGGCATGTACATCATTAATTTGGTGACGACAATCGGTATGTACAAATTAGTACGTACATTAAATAGCACACGTATCGCGGCTCTATTCAGTAGCATGATTTACTTGTATTCAACGTACCACTTAATTGAGTTGTATCAACGACAATCAGTGGGCGAGGTACTGGGTTATGCAATGTTACCTTTGGCTGCAATTGGAATTGTACAAATCTGGCAACACAAGAAAACGGGAATCATCTGGTTGGCCAGTGGAGTGGCGTTAACGATTAATTCACACTTACTTTCAACAGTAGTAGTTGTCGCTCTGGCCGCCATAGCGGAAGCAATCCATCAGGTATGGGTTAAATTTGATCTTAAAACGCTGATTTTGGAAGCTCTTGCGGCTGTTTTGTCATTCTTACTATCGATGCTACCGTTGTTGACGCTCGGAATGATTCACATGAAGAATCACATCATTCCATCTGATTATTGGGGTAGTATGTTTGAATTGGCGGTGCACCCACGAATCGCTTGGCAAACCATGGTTTCTGGCAGCTTGTGGCAGGCTAATCGAACGACCGATTGGAATCCCGGCTTGGTTGTCGTAATCTTTGTGGTTATTGCGCTTGTCTATTCAGTAGTTAACTTCAAAAAGATTAACAAAACGCAAATTATGTCATTTATCGGCATTGTTGTGTTTGGGTTCTTAAGCTCGACTTGGGCACCATGGGGATTGCTAACAAAGTTGGGACTAGGTGTGTTTCAATTTCCTGGTCGTCTCTTATTGCCTGCTGTGTTCTTTGCGGCAATCTTTGTTGGAAGTAGCCTAACGGTAGCACCGGTCAAGAAAACGACGAATACTATTTTAGCTGGGCTATTTGTCATTGCACTTGGTCTAGTGTCGTTGCAAACGTATACAAGCGTCGGGGCGTATGTCAAGCAGGCAACTGCAAGTACAGCTATTTTCCAATATACGGATCAAAACTACGAGCATGAATTAATGAATTTGGCGCCTTCCTTTGCCTACAGTGCCATTGTTAATTCGAATGCAACTGTGGACGAGGGGCGTAATCGTATGTATCAGACATTGAATGATGCGAAAGCGATGGGTTACCATGTCACACAAGTTTCGGGTGACGGAATTCGTGCACAGATTAGTGTTAATGAAAAAAAGCTGGTAACATTGCCAGTATTTAAATATGACGGTGTGAAGTACAACGTTATGTTGAATGGTGAGCGTATAGCACCAAAAACGAACGACGCTGGCTTTATGCAGTTAAAGTTAAAACAAGGACAAAATGATATTCAAATCAAAACACCGGTACCAGTTTGGTATACAGCGATGCTAGGATTTGAATTGTTGCTGTGGGCTGCAATTACCGTTTTTACGGTAGTCATTTTTATTCGCTCCTTGGGTATGAGTAATAAGAGTAAGGTGGAAAGAGAATATGACTGACAAATTGGTAATCGTAATTCCTGCATATAACGAAGAGGAAATGTTACCTGTCACGATTCCGGCTATGACCGGCATTTTAACAGACATGATTGGCAAGGGGAAAATCTCGGCTGAAAGTCGTGTCTTGTTTGTGAACGATGGGTCTCGTGATAAGACATGGGAAATTATTGAGAATACACATCGTGAGAACGAATTGGTTACGGGAATTAATTTTTCTCGCAATTTCGGTCACCAAAACGCTGTTCTAGCTGGGCTGGAAGCAGCCCAGGATGCTGATATGGTGGTATCAATTGATGCTGATTTGCAAGATGATATCAATGCCATTGAAAAAATGGTTGATGCTTATCACGACGGTTACGATGTTGTATACGGTGTTCGCAATAATCGGGATAGTGACACTGCATTTAAGCGTGGTACGGCAATGGCGTTTTACCGCTTGATGAAGGCTTTGGGCACACACACGATTCCTAATCACGCGGACTTCCGTTTGATGAGTCGTCGTGCTGTTAAAACACTCTTGTCATACCCTGAGCGTAACTTGTTCCTGCGTGGTATGGTGCCACAAGTAGGTTACCCATCAACGAATGTTTATTACACGCGCTTGGAACGTGAAGCGGGTGAGTCAAAGTATCCTTTGTCAAAGATGCTGAAATTTGCTTTGGATGGAATCACATCTTATTCGACGACACCGTTGAAGCTGATTTTTGGGCTGGGTGTATTGGGTGTGATTGTTGCTTTTGTGTTAATCGTGATGGCCTTGGTTCGACACTTTACGGGAAATACAGAAACGGGTTGGTCGTCATTGATGATTTCAATCTGGTTCGTTGGTAGTGCCCAATTGATTTCAGTTGCAATCTTAGGTGAATATATCGGTAAGATTTTCACGGAAGTAAAGCGTCGACCACGCTTCACAGTCCAGGATGATTTATATCACGAGTAACGGATTGAATGTTAAAAAAATACTAAGCTAAATTAGCTTTAACTACCACCGTGTTTAATGGTATTATTAAATACGGTGGTTTTTTAGACCCTTAACGAGTTTTAGTCCTCGTTACCAGAAAAAATATTAAACGAAAAATATAAAGAAGAGATTGCTTGAATTCACTGTAATTCAAATAGGAGGAACTTAACATGTCAGTTAGTGCTGTCGTCGTTACATATAATCGTTTGCCAATGTTGAAGGAAGTTATTGCCGCTTTGCAAGCTTCTGAAACACCTGTTGATCACATCATCATCGTTGATAACAAGTCAAACGAAGACACGAAGGAATACTTGACGAGCTTGGGTGACCAAATTGAATATGTCCGCTTGGAAGAAAATCTTGGTGGAGCCGGTGGATTCAACCGCGGTGTCCGTTACTTCATGGAAAACACGACTGACGATTACGTGTGGTTGATGGACGACGACACTGTGCCACATGCTGACACGTTGACTGAGTTGACGGCATACGCTGCTGAAAACCCTAAGTTTGGTTTCTTGTCATCAGACGTGCGCTGGACTGATGGTCACCGTGCTTTGATGAATCAACCGGCACCAATGAACCGTTTGCGTGTTATCCCTGAGGATGCCACGGAACCAGAACAATTGCGTAATGCAACGTTCGTGTCATTGTTGATGAGCCGTGAAGTAGTCGACAAGATTGGTTTGCCAATCACGGACTTTTTCATCTGGGGCGATGACATTGAGTACACAGAACGTGCTGGACGTGTTTACCCTGGTTACTTTATTCCAAAGGCTAAGGTAACACACAAGATGGCCACAAACGTTGGATCAAACATCTTGAACGACACGAAGGACCGTACGCCACGTTACTACTACTCATACCGTAACAAGGTTTATTATGGTCGCAAGCGTGATTTCGTGGGCCACATGAAGTCAAATGCACGTATCACGATGGAATGGATTAAGTTGGCTGTTACACCTGGTGTTGAAGACCGATCAGCTAAGCTAAAGATTTTGGCAAAGGGTGTTAAGGATGGCCGTAAGTTCAACCCAGTAGTTGAACACGCAACGAACGCCAAGGAGGCCTAGTCTGCCAATGAAGCGTCGGTATTATTATATGGATGTACTGAACATCATCGCTACGTTGGCTGTGATGTTCTTGCACACATCCGAATTTGCTTTTAATTATGAGCCAACACTTCGTTGGGGTGTTGCGGTTGTTATTCAAATCGCATTTATTTGGGCCGTACCGATTTTCTTTATGATTTCAGGCGCTAACTTGC harbors:
- a CDS encoding glycosyltransferase family 2 protein → MSVSAVVVTYNRLPMLKEVIAALQASETPVDHIIIVDNKSNEDTKEYLTSLGDQIEYVRLEENLGGAGGFNRGVRYFMENTTDDYVWLMDDDTVPHADTLTELTAYAAENPKFGFLSSDVRWTDGHRALMNQPAPMNRLRVIPEDATEPEQLRNATFVSLLMSREVVDKIGLPITDFFIWGDDIEYTERAGRVYPGYFIPKAKVTHKMATNVGSNILNDTKDRTPRYYYSYRNKVYYGRKRDFVGHMKSNARITMEWIKLAVTPGVEDRSAKLKILAKGVKDGRKFNPVVEHATNAKEA
- a CDS encoding glycosyltransferase family 2 protein, with the translated sequence MTDKLVIVIPAYNEEEMLPVTIPAMTGILTDMIGKGKISAESRVLFVNDGSRDKTWEIIENTHRENELVTGINFSRNFGHQNAVLAGLEAAQDADMVVSIDADLQDDINAIEKMVDAYHDGYDVVYGVRNNRDSDTAFKRGTAMAFYRLMKALGTHTIPNHADFRLMSRRAVKTLLSYPERNLFLRGMVPQVGYPSTNVYYTRLEREAGESKYPLSKMLKFALDGITSYSTTPLKLIFGLGVLGVIVAFVLIVMALVRHFTGNTETGWSSLMISIWFVGSAQLISVAILGEYIGKIFTEVKRRPRFTVQDDLYHE
- a CDS encoding glycosyltransferase family 2 protein; amino-acid sequence: MADMLSIIVPVFNEEESVPLFYDAVEKIHGESLKNFAFEYWFVDDGSTDGTVASIEKLQQHDENVHYISFSRNFGKEAGLYAGLEHATGNYVAVMDVDLQDPPALLPEMVDGVASGEWDVVGTRRETREGEPVIRTFFSELFYKLINKISSNHIVDGARDYRVMSRQVVDAIMSLPEYNRFSKGIFTWVGFRQKYLAYKNTERVAGQTSWSFWKLVKYSIEGIVAFSQFPLMLVSVLGLISFILALIGAAFVIVRALAIPGTSAFGWPSMVVIMLGMGGIQLLSLGIVGRYISSIYLEVKKRPLYVARKVK